The genomic segment GGTTATGGCACTGAAGAAGGCGCTGCAGCACTAAGTACTTTGGACACGTGGGATGGCCAGCTTGCACGTTTGGGTGCGGAAGTTATGGCAGCTAGATTTGCTCTCATTAATGAGCTGGGGCCGAAGATTTTTGATGTTTACAGCACCATTGCGCCTGAATCTCGCCCTGCGGCCGTGACATACAAAACCACAATCGATGCAGGTCTTTCCCAATTTTCGGAATTTGATACTGGCATTATTGAAGCCACATTATTGACAGAACTGGCTACCAAACGACAGCGCGAAATCGAGCGTGGCTCAAGCTTAGTGGGGCCGCACCGCGATGACCTGGAGCTATTGCTTGGAGAGCAGCCTGCAAAAGGCTTTGCTAGCCACGGTGAAACATGGTCTTTTGCTTTGGCATTGAGAATTGCTGAGTTCAATTTGCTGCGCGCAGATGGCACAGATCCCATCCTCATCTTGGATGATGTATTTTCTGAACTTGATGCTGGCCGCCGTGAAAAACTTGTGGGCATCGCCCAAGACGCTGAACAGGTACTCATCACGGCTGCTGTTCATGATGATTTGCCTGAAAATCTCAAAAAAGCATTGAGCGCGCAACATACAGTCACCGTCCAAGACACCGATGCCGGCCGCATCTCAATTTTGGATGCTACCTCATGACCGATCCCATTGACCAAGCATTTGAACGCATCCGCGCTGAAGCCATGCGTCGCAATGGATCTGTGCCTGATTTAAAGAAAAACGATGCTTTTCGACGCCCCCCAGCGCCGAAAGGGGGCGTCGAAAAGCGAAAAAAGGGCCGACTTACCGGCCTCGATGGCCGCCCAAAACGCTTTGTGCGCGGCGCAGAGCCCTTGGGTTCGGTGCTCAGCAAGGAAATTCAGCGACGTGGCTGGGGCAAAGACATCGCTGGCGGCTGGGTTTCTTCTCATTGGGAAGAACTTGTTGGAGCGAAGATTGCGCAGCATACGCGTGTGGAAATGATCAAGGATAAGAAACTTTTTATCACATGTGATTCCACTGCGTGGGCAACAAATTTACGCATGATGCAACGGCAGATCCTGCAGGTCATCGCGGAAAAAGTAGGTCCAAATATCATTACAGAATTACGTATTTTTGGGCCTAAAGCTCCGAGCTGGCGCAAGGGTCCGTTGCACGTTAAAGGGCGCGGTCCGCGAGACACTTACGGATAGTTTGCTCAAGAAAAGCGTCGAATTGGGGCCTATTTTGCCGTTTCTCGCGTTATGTATGGCACTAGGTGGGGGACTAAGCGTGTAAGATGAAAAGGTCTGTATCGGATAAGTAGCGAGGAGTGTTCGTTAAAAGTGGCAAACACTGAACACAATTATGACGCTTCATCGATCACCATCCTTGAAGGTCTTGAGGCGGTACGTAAGCGCCCGGGCATGTACATCGGTTCAACTGGACCGCGTGGCCTGCACCACCTGATTTGGGAAGTCGTTGACAACTCGGTGGATGAGGCCATGGCTGGCCATGCCACCAAGGTGGAAGTGACCCTCTTGGAGGATGGCGGCGTACAAGTAGTCGATGACGGTCGAGGAATTCCCGTCGATATGCACCCATCCGGTGCCCCAACTGTGCAGGTTGTAATGACCCAGCTGCACGCCGGTGGTAAATTTGATTCCGATTCTTATGCAGTTTCCGGTGGTCTTCACGGCGTTGGTATTTCCGTGGTCAATGCACTTTCCACTCGCGTGGAAGCCGATATTAAGCTGCACGGCAAGCACTGGTTCCAAAATTTCAATGGCTCAGTGCCAGATGAACTCATTGAGGGCGGCAACGCTCGTGGCACTGGTACCACGATTCGTTTTTGGCCAGACGCAGAGATCTTCGAAACCACTGATTTTGATTTCGAGACGATTTCTCGCCGTCTGCAGGAAATGGCATTCCTTAATAAAGGTCTGACCCTTACCCTGACAGACAACCGTGCCACCGACGAAGAACTCGAACTCGAGGCACTCGCAGAGCAGGGCGAAACCGCACCTGAGCTGTCCCTCGATGAGATCGACAAAGACACTGAGCTTGTTGAAGAATCCAGCGATGCTCCAAAGAAGCCAAAGAAGCGTGAGAAGAAGAAAATCTTCCACTACCCTAATGGCCTCGAGGACTACGTTAACTTCCTCAACCGCAGCAAAACAGAGATTCACCCTTCGATCGTGGCA from the Corynebacterium crudilactis genome contains:
- the recF gene encoding DNA replication/repair protein RecF (All proteins in this family for which functions are known are DNA-binding proteins that assist the filamentation of RecA onto DNA for the initiation of recombination or recombinational repair.), encoding MHIRSLELRDYRSWPELKVDLEPGITVFIGRNGFGKTNIVEAVGYLAHLSSHRVSSDTPLVRAHAQNARVSAVAVNQGRELAAHLLIKPHASNQASLNRTKLRSPRELLGVVKTVLFAPEDLALVKGEPAERRRYVDEIIATRVPRMAGVKADYDKVLKQRNALLKTATIALRRGYGTEEGAAALSTLDTWDGQLARLGAEVMAARFALINELGPKIFDVYSTIAPESRPAAVTYKTTIDAGLSQFSEFDTGIIEATLLTELATKRQREIERGSSLVGPHRDDLELLLGEQPAKGFASHGETWSFALALRIAEFNLLRADGTDPILILDDVFSELDAGRREKLVGIAQDAEQVLITAAVHDDLPENLKKALSAQHTVTVQDTDAGRISILDATS
- a CDS encoding DUF721 domain-containing protein — protein: MTDPIDQAFERIRAEAMRRNGSVPDLKKNDAFRRPPAPKGGVEKRKKGRLTGLDGRPKRFVRGAEPLGSVLSKEIQRRGWGKDIAGGWVSSHWEELVGAKIAQHTRVEMIKDKKLFITCDSTAWATNLRMMQRQILQVIAEKVGPNIITELRIFGPKAPSWRKGPLHVKGRGPRDTYG